In Dendropsophus ebraccatus isolate aDenEbr1 chromosome 14, aDenEbr1.pat, whole genome shotgun sequence, the following proteins share a genomic window:
- the AFMID gene encoding kynurenine formamidase isoform X4, producing the protein MQIFTAPDGYPEDKVPGDMQRDIQELEHQYSPSHWSHRMDKDVVIEAHVRETAEGTRKSQAVARTAMNIQYGDSDSERMDLYLPDGEQTKFPILVYIHGGYWQFLSKEESGFMAAPLVSNGIAVMAMDYDIAPKGTMDVMVAQVRRSIAKVYRLYPQNTGIYLCGHSAGAHLVAMTLCTDWEEYGAIPNIRGAVLVSGVYDLRPITHTYVNDELRMSQEVALKNSPIQHVRRMSPLTCPMVIVVAEHDSPEFQRQSQLYFQSLTDSGLRVSYVQVDGTDHFDVIERLGQEDYVLTQLILKMILDN; encoded by the exons GAGCTGGAGCATCAGTACTCACCAAGTCACTGGTCTCATCGTATGGATAAAGATGTCGTCATAGAGGCGCACGTGAGGGAGACAGCGGAAG GGACAAGAAAATCTCAGGCCGTGGCCCGGACCGCAATGAACATCCAGTATGGTGACAGTGACAGTGAGAGGATGGACCTGTATCTACCAGATGGAGAACAAACAA AGTTCCCAATCCTGGTGTACATCCATGGAGGATACTGGCAGTTTCTGAG CAAAGAAGAGTCGGGATTCATGGCTGCCCCGCTGGTGTCTAATGGGATCGCGGTGATGGCGATGGATTATGACATTGCTCCAAAAG GTACCATGGATGTCATGGTGGCACAGGTCAGACGCAGCATTGCCAAAGTTTATCGGCTTTACCCACAGAATAC CGGAATCTACCTGTGTGGCCATTCTGCTGGAGCCCACCTGGTAGCCATGACTCTCTGCACTGACTGGGAAGAGTATGGGGCAATACCAAACATTAGAG GAGCGGTCCTGGTGAGTGGGGTCTATGACCTGCGGCCTATCACACACACCTATGTGAATGATGAGCTGAGGATGTCACA GGAGGTGGCGCTAAAGAACAGCCCCATACAGCATGTGAGACGGATGAGTCCCCTGACCTGTCCTATGGTCATAGTGGTGGCGGAGCATGACTCCCCAGAGTTCCAGCGACAGTCACAGCTCTACTTCCAG AGCCTTACGGATTCAGGACTCCGCGTCTCCTATGTGCAGGTAGACGGTACCGATCACTTTGACGTCATAGAAAGGTTAGGCCAAGAAGACTACGTCCTcacccag CTCATCCTGAAGATGATCTTGGATAACTGA
- the AFMID gene encoding kynurenine formamidase isoform X3, with translation MQRDIQVPHTQRDIQVPHTQRDIQELEHQYSPSHWSHRMDKDVVIEAHVRETAEGTRKSQAVARTAMNIQYGDSDSERMDLYLPDGEQTKFPILVYIHGGYWQFLSKEESGFMAAPLVSNGIAVMAMDYDIAPKGTMDVMVAQVRRSIAKVYRLYPQNTGIYLCGHSAGAHLVAMTLCTDWEEYGAIPNIRGAVLVSGVYDLRPITHTYVNDELRMSQEVALKNSPIQHVRRMSPLTCPMVIVVAEHDSPEFQRQSQLYFQSLTDSGLRVSYVQVDGTDHFDVIERLGQEDYVLTQLILKMILDN, from the exons GAGCTGGAGCATCAGTACTCACCAAGTCACTGGTCTCATCGTATGGATAAAGATGTCGTCATAGAGGCGCACGTGAGGGAGACAGCGGAAG GGACAAGAAAATCTCAGGCCGTGGCCCGGACCGCAATGAACATCCAGTATGGTGACAGTGACAGTGAGAGGATGGACCTGTATCTACCAGATGGAGAACAAACAA AGTTCCCAATCCTGGTGTACATCCATGGAGGATACTGGCAGTTTCTGAG CAAAGAAGAGTCGGGATTCATGGCTGCCCCGCTGGTGTCTAATGGGATCGCGGTGATGGCGATGGATTATGACATTGCTCCAAAAG GTACCATGGATGTCATGGTGGCACAGGTCAGACGCAGCATTGCCAAAGTTTATCGGCTTTACCCACAGAATAC CGGAATCTACCTGTGTGGCCATTCTGCTGGAGCCCACCTGGTAGCCATGACTCTCTGCACTGACTGGGAAGAGTATGGGGCAATACCAAACATTAGAG GAGCGGTCCTGGTGAGTGGGGTCTATGACCTGCGGCCTATCACACACACCTATGTGAATGATGAGCTGAGGATGTCACA GGAGGTGGCGCTAAAGAACAGCCCCATACAGCATGTGAGACGGATGAGTCCCCTGACCTGTCCTATGGTCATAGTGGTGGCGGAGCATGACTCCCCAGAGTTCCAGCGACAGTCACAGCTCTACTTCCAG AGCCTTACGGATTCAGGACTCCGCGTCTCCTATGTGCAGGTAGACGGTACCGATCACTTTGACGTCATAGAAAGGTTAGGCCAAGAAGACTACGTCCTcacccag CTCATCCTGAAGATGATCTTGGATAACTGA
- the AFMID gene encoding kynurenine formamidase isoform X5 has translation MEESWRSLGKEELEHQYSPSHWSHRMDKDVVIEAHVRETAEGTRKSQAVARTAMNIQYGDSDSERMDLYLPDGEQTKFPILVYIHGGYWQFLSKEESGFMAAPLVSNGIAVMAMDYDIAPKGTMDVMVAQVRRSIAKVYRLYPQNTGIYLCGHSAGAHLVAMTLCTDWEEYGAIPNIRGAVLVSGVYDLRPITHTYVNDELRMSQEVALKNSPIQHVRRMSPLTCPMVIVVAEHDSPEFQRQSQLYFQSLTDSGLRVSYVQVDGTDHFDVIERLGQEDYVLTQLILKMILDN, from the exons GAGCTGGAGCATCAGTACTCACCAAGTCACTGGTCTCATCGTATGGATAAAGATGTCGTCATAGAGGCGCACGTGAGGGAGACAGCGGAAG GGACAAGAAAATCTCAGGCCGTGGCCCGGACCGCAATGAACATCCAGTATGGTGACAGTGACAGTGAGAGGATGGACCTGTATCTACCAGATGGAGAACAAACAA AGTTCCCAATCCTGGTGTACATCCATGGAGGATACTGGCAGTTTCTGAG CAAAGAAGAGTCGGGATTCATGGCTGCCCCGCTGGTGTCTAATGGGATCGCGGTGATGGCGATGGATTATGACATTGCTCCAAAAG GTACCATGGATGTCATGGTGGCACAGGTCAGACGCAGCATTGCCAAAGTTTATCGGCTTTACCCACAGAATAC CGGAATCTACCTGTGTGGCCATTCTGCTGGAGCCCACCTGGTAGCCATGACTCTCTGCACTGACTGGGAAGAGTATGGGGCAATACCAAACATTAGAG GAGCGGTCCTGGTGAGTGGGGTCTATGACCTGCGGCCTATCACACACACCTATGTGAATGATGAGCTGAGGATGTCACA GGAGGTGGCGCTAAAGAACAGCCCCATACAGCATGTGAGACGGATGAGTCCCCTGACCTGTCCTATGGTCATAGTGGTGGCGGAGCATGACTCCCCAGAGTTCCAGCGACAGTCACAGCTCTACTTCCAG AGCCTTACGGATTCAGGACTCCGCGTCTCCTATGTGCAGGTAGACGGTACCGATCACTTTGACGTCATAGAAAGGTTAGGCCAAGAAGACTACGTCCTcacccag CTCATCCTGAAGATGATCTTGGATAACTGA
- the AFMID gene encoding kynurenine formamidase isoform X7, with amino-acid sequence MDKDVVIEAHVRETAEGTRKSQAVARTAMNIQYGDSDSERMDLYLPDGEQTKFPILVYIHGGYWQFLSKEESGFMAAPLVSNGIAVMAMDYDIAPKGTMDVMVAQVRRSIAKVYRLYPQNTGIYLCGHSAGAHLVAMTLCTDWEEYGAIPNIRGAVLVSGVYDLRPITHTYVNDELRMSQEVALKNSPIQHVRRMSPLTCPMVIVVAEHDSPEFQRQSQLYFQSLTDSGLRVSYVQVDGTDHFDVIERLGQEDYVLTQLILKMILDN; translated from the exons ATGGATAAAGATGTCGTCATAGAGGCGCACGTGAGGGAGACAGCGGAAG GGACAAGAAAATCTCAGGCCGTGGCCCGGACCGCAATGAACATCCAGTATGGTGACAGTGACAGTGAGAGGATGGACCTGTATCTACCAGATGGAGAACAAACAA AGTTCCCAATCCTGGTGTACATCCATGGAGGATACTGGCAGTTTCTGAG CAAAGAAGAGTCGGGATTCATGGCTGCCCCGCTGGTGTCTAATGGGATCGCGGTGATGGCGATGGATTATGACATTGCTCCAAAAG GTACCATGGATGTCATGGTGGCACAGGTCAGACGCAGCATTGCCAAAGTTTATCGGCTTTACCCACAGAATAC CGGAATCTACCTGTGTGGCCATTCTGCTGGAGCCCACCTGGTAGCCATGACTCTCTGCACTGACTGGGAAGAGTATGGGGCAATACCAAACATTAGAG GAGCGGTCCTGGTGAGTGGGGTCTATGACCTGCGGCCTATCACACACACCTATGTGAATGATGAGCTGAGGATGTCACA GGAGGTGGCGCTAAAGAACAGCCCCATACAGCATGTGAGACGGATGAGTCCCCTGACCTGTCCTATGGTCATAGTGGTGGCGGAGCATGACTCCCCAGAGTTCCAGCGACAGTCACAGCTCTACTTCCAG AGCCTTACGGATTCAGGACTCCGCGTCTCCTATGTGCAGGTAGACGGTACCGATCACTTTGACGTCATAGAAAGGTTAGGCCAAGAAGACTACGTCCTcacccag CTCATCCTGAAGATGATCTTGGATAACTGA
- the AFMID gene encoding kynurenine formamidase isoform X6, which translates to MTPKSQELEHQYSPSHWSHRMDKDVVIEAHVRETAEGTRKSQAVARTAMNIQYGDSDSERMDLYLPDGEQTKFPILVYIHGGYWQFLSKEESGFMAAPLVSNGIAVMAMDYDIAPKGTMDVMVAQVRRSIAKVYRLYPQNTGIYLCGHSAGAHLVAMTLCTDWEEYGAIPNIRGAVLVSGVYDLRPITHTYVNDELRMSQEVALKNSPIQHVRRMSPLTCPMVIVVAEHDSPEFQRQSQLYFQSLTDSGLRVSYVQVDGTDHFDVIERLGQEDYVLTQLILKMILDN; encoded by the exons GAGCTGGAGCATCAGTACTCACCAAGTCACTGGTCTCATCGTATGGATAAAGATGTCGTCATAGAGGCGCACGTGAGGGAGACAGCGGAAG GGACAAGAAAATCTCAGGCCGTGGCCCGGACCGCAATGAACATCCAGTATGGTGACAGTGACAGTGAGAGGATGGACCTGTATCTACCAGATGGAGAACAAACAA AGTTCCCAATCCTGGTGTACATCCATGGAGGATACTGGCAGTTTCTGAG CAAAGAAGAGTCGGGATTCATGGCTGCCCCGCTGGTGTCTAATGGGATCGCGGTGATGGCGATGGATTATGACATTGCTCCAAAAG GTACCATGGATGTCATGGTGGCACAGGTCAGACGCAGCATTGCCAAAGTTTATCGGCTTTACCCACAGAATAC CGGAATCTACCTGTGTGGCCATTCTGCTGGAGCCCACCTGGTAGCCATGACTCTCTGCACTGACTGGGAAGAGTATGGGGCAATACCAAACATTAGAG GAGCGGTCCTGGTGAGTGGGGTCTATGACCTGCGGCCTATCACACACACCTATGTGAATGATGAGCTGAGGATGTCACA GGAGGTGGCGCTAAAGAACAGCCCCATACAGCATGTGAGACGGATGAGTCCCCTGACCTGTCCTATGGTCATAGTGGTGGCGGAGCATGACTCCCCAGAGTTCCAGCGACAGTCACAGCTCTACTTCCAG AGCCTTACGGATTCAGGACTCCGCGTCTCCTATGTGCAGGTAGACGGTACCGATCACTTTGACGTCATAGAAAGGTTAGGCCAAGAAGACTACGTCCTcacccag CTCATCCTGAAGATGATCTTGGATAACTGA